One Chloroflexota bacterium DNA window includes the following coding sequences:
- a CDS encoding polysaccharide deacetylase family protein — protein MQPSPSLPNRLFGHWLIITLTVVLSVTAALAAIGLYRELSGRSVTVVVVQSHPATPAADAEDAETSPVEHTGDPEADPGEHAAPSAGASPPPGSVASPAGEVAVTALAVEPSPAAEQPSGPEQSAPEQTDPARAPAASPAPIVAASPSPEAVAARVPPTPAPRGAPRAVADAPIVMYHHIGPLPPNPDVFRRDLTVSPATFEKTLDYLAEQEIATVTMADLFEHFAGGAALPKKSVILTFDDGYDDNYLYVFQLLKARQMVGTFFISTDFVERPGYLTWDQITEMNDAGMEIAAHSTNHADFTVIGPNELRRQLVEPKRILEERIGQPVRFLAYPAGKYNAAVMAASRAAGYEAAVTVIHGTRHTPAQAFELRRVRAHGADTPAQITARITLPSWR, from the coding sequence GTGCAGCCCTCGCCCTCGCTTCCGAACCGTCTTTTCGGTCACTGGCTCATCATCACGCTGACCGTCGTGCTCAGCGTGACCGCCGCCCTGGCCGCTATCGGCCTGTACCGTGAGCTGAGCGGCAGGAGCGTGACCGTCGTGGTGGTGCAATCGCACCCGGCCACGCCAGCCGCCGACGCTGAGGATGCGGAGACCTCCCCGGTCGAGCACACTGGGGATCCTGAAGCCGATCCTGGCGAGCACGCGGCTCCGTCGGCTGGGGCCTCGCCGCCGCCAGGGTCCGTGGCATCACCGGCCGGCGAGGTCGCCGTGACGGCGCTGGCGGTGGAGCCATCGCCGGCCGCCGAGCAGCCCTCCGGCCCTGAACAGTCCGCCCCCGAGCAGACGGACCCGGCCCGCGCGCCGGCCGCGTCGCCGGCGCCCATAGTGGCCGCCTCGCCATCGCCGGAGGCGGTCGCGGCCCGTGTCCCGCCGACGCCTGCGCCGCGCGGTGCGCCGCGTGCCGTTGCCGACGCGCCCATCGTGATGTACCACCACATCGGGCCGTTGCCACCCAACCCGGACGTGTTCCGCCGCGACCTGACCGTCTCCCCGGCCACCTTCGAGAAGACGCTGGACTACCTGGCCGAACAGGAGATCGCCACCGTCACGATGGCCGACCTGTTCGAGCATTTCGCGGGTGGGGCGGCGCTGCCGAAGAAGTCCGTCATCCTGACGTTTGACGACGGCTACGACGACAACTATCTGTATGTGTTTCAGTTGCTGAAGGCCCGGCAGATGGTCGGGACGTTCTTCATCTCGACGGATTTCGTGGAGCGGCCGGGCTACCTGACCTGGGACCAGATCACTGAGATGAACGACGCCGGCATGGAGATCGCAGCGCACAGCACCAACCACGCCGACTTCACCGTGATCGGCCCGAACGAGCTGCGCCGCCAGCTGGTCGAGCCGAAGCGGATCCTCGAAGAGCGCATCGGCCAGCCGGTCCGTTTCCTGGCCTACCCGGCCGGCAAGTACAACGCGGCGGTGATGGCGGCCAGCCGCGCGGCCGGCTACGAGGCGGCCGTCACGGTGATCCACGGCACCCGCCACACACCGGCCCAGGCGTTCGAGCTGCGGCGGGTGCGGGCGCACGGTGCGGACACGCCCGCGCAGATCACGGCACGGATCACCCTGCCGAGCTGGCGGTAG
- a CDS encoding type III pantothenate kinase yields the protein MLATFDISNTRIKAGIFEREELRATFSLAADVRRTADEYAVLLDGFLREEGVARRDVQGAAIASVVPPLTGAFEQVCTRLFKRQALVVGGPGTRAGIRIATQQPRELGADRIVNAIAVQQLYGSPAIVVDFDTATSFDVVAADGSYAGAIIAPGLSLAAEALFQHTSRLQRFEVTHPRTVIGKDTVSALLSGAVLGHVAMIEGMIARVRAELGQPAIVVATGELAALVAGETTVIDRIEPWLALVGLRLFYQRNEGHGDRSGSGDRPGLGGSGHPRS from the coding sequence GTGCTCGCAACGTTCGACATCAGCAACACCCGCATCAAGGCCGGCATCTTCGAGCGCGAGGAGCTGCGGGCGACCTTCTCGCTGGCCGCCGACGTGCGCCGCACCGCCGATGAGTACGCGGTGCTGCTCGACGGCTTCCTGCGCGAGGAGGGGGTTGCGCGGCGCGACGTGCAGGGCGCGGCCATCGCGTCGGTGGTGCCGCCGCTCACCGGCGCGTTCGAGCAGGTCTGCACGCGCCTGTTCAAGCGGCAGGCACTCGTGGTGGGCGGGCCGGGCACCCGGGCCGGCATCCGCATCGCTACGCAGCAGCCGCGTGAGCTGGGCGCGGATCGCATCGTCAACGCCATCGCCGTGCAGCAGCTCTATGGCAGCCCGGCCATCGTGGTGGACTTCGACACGGCCACCTCGTTCGACGTGGTCGCCGCCGATGGCTCCTACGCCGGGGCCATCATCGCACCGGGCCTCTCGCTGGCCGCCGAGGCGCTGTTTCAGCACACCTCGCGGCTCCAGCGCTTCGAAGTCACGCATCCCAGGACCGTCATCGGCAAGGACACCGTCAGTGCCCTGCTGTCAGGCGCCGTGCTCGGCCACGTCGCCATGATCGAGGGGATGATCGCCCGGGTCCGCGCCGAGCTGGGCCAGCCGGCCATCGTCGTGGCGACCGGCGAGCTGGCCGCCCTCGTCGCCGGCGAGACGACCGTCATCGACCGAATCGAGCCGTGGCTGGCGCTGGTGGGACTTCGGCTGTTCTACCAGCGCAACGAGGGCCACGGCGACCGCTCAGGCTCTGGGGACCGCCCAGGCCTGGGCGGATCCGGACATCCGCGCTCGTAG
- a CDS encoding LLM class flavin-dependent oxidoreductase, whose product MEIGVGLDRMLPFSVDEFRELARAAASLGYTSVWTNSMAGRDATQMCTQFWDASRGAVEGGLQTGVSVVPAPFWTVPSLASAAATTADVTGGRFTLGVGSGDIHSLTQRRLLGLQDISPLKLARDYLVTLRAILAGQEVTYEGPTVQLQGFKLEFPFPKTPVILGALGPQMLRLAGEAADGVGLNWCAAEQIAWSRERLAEGAARAGRDPREVKVIEYIRVSVDDDADACRRAYMKALFRYAIARPGVPKHLGYRGHFARMGFDEALTELEERRDRGATLEELYDAMPVDLAQHVGYFGPAAGAAAAFRRLCEGLDVALVRVVPARPTLDSAIAVMEACRPALVHGAA is encoded by the coding sequence GTGGAGATCGGCGTCGGCCTGGACCGCATGCTTCCCTTCTCAGTGGACGAGTTCCGTGAGCTGGCACGAGCAGCGGCCAGCCTCGGGTACACCAGCGTCTGGACCAACTCGATGGCCGGCCGCGACGCGACGCAGATGTGTACGCAGTTCTGGGACGCCAGCCGGGGGGCTGTCGAGGGCGGCCTGCAGACGGGCGTCTCGGTGGTGCCCGCGCCGTTCTGGACCGTCCCCTCGCTGGCCTCGGCTGCCGCCACCACCGCCGACGTCACCGGCGGCCGGTTCACGCTGGGCGTCGGCTCAGGGGACATCCACTCGCTGACCCAGCGACGCTTGCTCGGGTTGCAGGACATCTCGCCGCTCAAGCTGGCCCGCGACTATCTTGTCACGCTGCGGGCGATCCTGGCCGGCCAGGAGGTCACCTACGAAGGGCCGACCGTCCAGTTACAGGGCTTCAAACTCGAGTTCCCCTTCCCGAAGACCCCGGTCATCCTCGGCGCGCTCGGGCCGCAGATGCTGCGGCTGGCTGGCGAGGCGGCGGACGGCGTCGGTCTGAACTGGTGCGCCGCCGAGCAGATCGCCTGGAGCCGCGAGCGGCTGGCCGAGGGGGCGGCCCGGGCCGGCCGCGATCCACGCGAGGTGAAGGTCATCGAGTACATCCGCGTCAGCGTTGACGACGACGCGGACGCCTGCCGCCGCGCCTACATGAAGGCGCTCTTCCGCTACGCCATCGCGCGGCCGGGCGTGCCGAAGCACCTGGGGTATCGGGGGCACTTTGCGCGGATGGGCTTCGACGAGGCCCTGACCGAGCTTGAGGAGCGCCGCGACCGTGGCGCCACCCTCGAAGAGCTGTACGACGCCATGCCCGTCGATCTGGCCCAGCACGTCGGCTACTTCGGGCCAGCCGCCGGGGCGGCCGCGGCCTTCCGCCGCCTCTGCGAAGGGCTGGACGTGGCGCTCGTGCGGGTGGTGCCCGCCCGCCCGACGCTGGATTCGGCCATCGCGGTCATGGAGGCGTGCCGGCCGGCCCTGGTGCACGGCGCGGCCTGA
- the panB gene encoding 3-methyl-2-oxobutanoate hydroxymethyltransferase, giving the protein MRTTIQQIQDMKQRGERIAMLTAYEYSVAKLLDAAGIPMLLVGDSLASVVLGYEATIHATMDDMVRHTQAVVRGTSRALIVADLPFMSYQASVEEAMRNAGRLMREGGAGAVKLEGGVTVAETVRRIVDAGVPVMGHIGLTPQSVHQLSGHKVQGRTVSVATRLLADAEALEGAGAFGIVLEGIPAPLAAEVTRRLRIPTIGIGAGPHCDGQVQVIHDLLGLFTDFVPRHAGQYADLGEQIKDAVSRYADDVRAGSFPTAKHSFTMDPSVLAEVERVTRAAERQEAVAGAVS; this is encoded by the coding sequence GTGCGGACCACCATTCAGCAGATCCAGGACATGAAGCAACGCGGCGAGCGCATCGCCATGCTGACCGCGTACGAGTACAGCGTTGCCAAGCTGCTCGACGCGGCCGGCATCCCGATGCTGCTCGTGGGGGACAGCCTCGCGAGCGTCGTGCTCGGCTACGAGGCGACCATCCACGCCACGATGGACGACATGGTCCGGCACACCCAGGCCGTCGTGCGGGGGACCAGCCGCGCGCTGATCGTGGCCGATCTGCCGTTCATGAGCTACCAGGCGTCCGTCGAGGAGGCCATGCGGAACGCTGGCCGCCTGATGCGCGAGGGCGGCGCGGGCGCGGTCAAGCTCGAAGGCGGCGTGACGGTGGCCGAGACCGTTCGACGGATCGTCGATGCCGGCGTGCCAGTGATGGGCCACATCGGGCTGACGCCGCAGTCCGTCCACCAGCTGTCCGGGCACAAGGTGCAGGGGCGGACGGTCAGTGTGGCGACGCGCCTGCTGGCCGACGCCGAGGCGCTGGAGGGGGCAGGTGCATTTGGCATCGTGCTGGAGGGTATCCCGGCCCCGCTGGCTGCCGAGGTCACCCGCCGCCTGCGCATCCCGACCATCGGCATCGGGGCGGGTCCGCACTGCGACGGGCAGGTCCAGGTGATCCACGATCTGCTGGGCCTGTTCACCGACTTCGTGCCGCGCCACGCCGGGCAGTACGCCGACCTCGGCGAGCAGATCAAGGACGCCGTCAGCCGCTACGCTGACGACGTGCGGGCCGGCTCGTTCCCGACTGCGAAGCACAGCTTTACCATGGACCCATCTGTCCTGGCTGAGGTCGAACGTGTGACACGGGCAGCCGAGCGCCAGGAAGCGGTGGCAGGGGCCGTCTCATGA
- a CDS encoding pantoate--beta-alanine ligase produces MKVISSIPETRAALRTLPRPHGLVPTMGYLHEGHMSLVEQARRDNASVSASIFVNPTQFGPNEDFTTYPRNMERDLAMLEAAGVDLVYAPPTDVVYPPGFDTYVMVGALTEPLEGTARPGHFRGVATVVAKLFNVIQPDRAYFGQKDAQQALVITKMALDLDFPVEVVVMPTIREHDGLALSSRNVYLQPEERQASLAISRSLREVERLYATGERDADRLRAAMTAILSTESLLRPEYVSVADRLTLAELEQVTGPAVVSMAVRVGKTRLIDNVVLGG; encoded by the coding sequence ATGAAGGTCATCAGCAGCATTCCCGAGACGCGCGCCGCCCTGCGCACGCTGCCACGCCCGCACGGCCTGGTGCCGACGATGGGCTACCTGCACGAGGGCCACATGAGCCTCGTCGAGCAGGCGCGAAGGGACAACGCCAGCGTCTCGGCCAGCATCTTCGTCAATCCGACGCAGTTCGGCCCGAACGAGGACTTCACCACCTACCCGCGCAACATGGAGCGCGACCTCGCGATGCTGGAGGCGGCCGGCGTCGATCTGGTCTACGCGCCGCCGACCGATGTCGTCTACCCGCCTGGCTTCGACACCTACGTGATGGTGGGCGCGCTGACGGAGCCACTGGAGGGCACGGCCCGGCCCGGCCATTTTCGAGGCGTGGCGACGGTGGTGGCGAAGCTGTTCAACGTGATCCAGCCAGACCGTGCCTACTTCGGGCAGAAGGACGCCCAGCAAGCGCTGGTCATCACCAAGATGGCCCTCGACCTGGATTTCCCGGTCGAGGTGGTGGTGATGCCGACGATCCGCGAGCACGACGGGCTGGCCCTGAGCAGCCGGAACGTCTATCTCCAGCCTGAGGAGCGGCAGGCCTCGCTGGCGATCTCGCGCTCCTTGCGGGAGGTGGAGCGGCTGTACGCGACGGGCGAGCGCGACGCCGACCGACTGCGCGCGGCCATGACGGCGATCCTCTCGACGGAGTCGTTGCTGCGGCCGGAGTACGTCAGCGTGGCCGACCGGCTGACCCTGGCCGAGTTGGAGCAGGTGACCGGGCCGGCCGTCGTGTCGATGGCGGTGCGGGTCGGCAAAACCCGGCTGATCGACAACGTGGTGCTGGGCGGCTAA
- a CDS encoding C39 family peptidase: MQAIRMERRRPADARWVQHLSLLSALGLLFASIVVSRTPATAELAGRLPGSFLAPPGSPAQEWLPVRVPVRTTITPDPVVAQATIGTQAVPDAVALADGTLAAAVPKISWVQAHRKTALFAAPETAAARETEIPQWSYLRILESQPNWIKVAFAGDGARRPGGTAWVPANDVGPLDQAPRFVTSVQQAKLWVSDTADGEPLALAPRLATLELAGVERSGRVAVKVADSSGEARLVWMDWSDVAASRGPSDRDVPIAQPFSPFANVARLDVPYRTQLDGSISSAANCGPTSVAMAIESFGVYVPTAQSRVLAMRAMGIGDPFSGTTLESLRSVAETYGLQGLDLHENGRYKKWTLDDVRAHLRAGHPVIPQLRYRMMPGREWLWVGYDHYVVITGMVGDDFIINDPVSLNGRGERVLTAAELQRAWMNSDFPGAGLAIARPL, from the coding sequence ATGCAAGCGATTCGTATGGAGCGCCGCCGCCCTGCTGACGCCCGTTGGGTGCAGCATCTCTCCCTCCTCAGCGCACTGGGCCTGCTGTTCGCGTCCATCGTGGTGAGCCGCACGCCGGCCACCGCCGAGCTGGCCGGACGGCTGCCCGGGAGCTTCCTGGCCCCGCCAGGATCGCCGGCACAGGAGTGGCTGCCGGTCCGGGTGCCCGTCCGTACGACGATCACTCCCGACCCGGTTGTCGCCCAGGCCACGATTGGCACGCAGGCTGTTCCTGACGCCGTTGCGCTCGCCGACGGCACGCTGGCCGCTGCCGTGCCGAAGATCTCCTGGGTGCAGGCGCACCGCAAGACGGCGCTCTTCGCCGCTCCAGAGACCGCGGCGGCCCGCGAGACCGAGATCCCGCAGTGGAGCTACCTGCGGATTCTGGAGTCGCAGCCGAACTGGATCAAGGTCGCGTTCGCCGGGGACGGTGCGCGCCGACCCGGTGGCACTGCCTGGGTGCCAGCCAATGATGTCGGCCCGCTCGACCAGGCGCCGCGCTTCGTGACCAGTGTGCAGCAGGCGAAGCTGTGGGTATCGGACACGGCGGACGGCGAGCCGCTGGCCCTGGCTCCCCGACTTGCCACGCTGGAGCTGGCCGGCGTCGAGCGGAGCGGTCGGGTGGCCGTGAAGGTCGCGGACAGCAGCGGGGAGGCCCGGCTCGTCTGGATGGACTGGTCGGATGTGGCGGCCTCGCGCGGTCCGTCGGATCGCGATGTGCCCATCGCTCAGCCGTTCTCGCCGTTCGCCAACGTGGCGCGGCTGGACGTGCCGTACCGCACCCAGCTTGACGGCAGCATCTCATCGGCGGCGAACTGCGGCCCGACCTCCGTCGCGATGGCCATTGAATCGTTCGGGGTCTACGTCCCGACGGCTCAGTCGCGCGTGCTGGCGATGCGTGCCATGGGCATCGGCGATCCGTTCAGCGGCACGACGCTCGAATCGCTCCGGAGTGTGGCCGAGACATACGGTCTGCAGGGCCTCGACCTGCACGAGAACGGCCGCTACAAGAAGTGGACGCTGGACGACGTGCGAGCGCATCTGCGGGCAGGGCACCCGGTCATTCCGCAGCTGCGGTACCGGATGATGCCGGGCCGCGAGTGGCTGTGGGTGGGCTACGATCACTACGTCGTGATCACCGGCATGGTCGGGGACGACTTCATCATCAACGACCCCGTCAGCCTGAACGGGCGCGGCGAGCGGGTGCTGACGGCTGCCGAGCTGCAGCGTGCCTGGATGAACTCGGACTTCCCCGGCGCGGGCCTGGCCATCGCCCGACCGCTGTAG
- a CDS encoding glycosyltransferase family 39 protein: MAITERSALAPVQPPAVDRAPAAPSGLARWWGVGGLLALLAGALGLRLWLLSRAVGFEQGDPLEYVNIAYKMAFGIGIEWWDLRPLLLSLLYVPVLYVAQWWPDPTGEVMVRALRLVSALFGVGIVWLTYQLGRDLVGELPGLAAALLVAVNPVVNRLSISTYAELPSTFCILLSLWLLIRSVRPDAERRFATALGGGLALGLGCMIRYQAIFYLPPVCLWVGVVSLVLVRGSVRGRLLRAMDRRTPEGALALGFAAGLGLAVLAQAAIEQVAYGRPFHSLLASFSYNVTSGLAPIEFGEEPFDWYLRQTPSWLGVMTAALAAVGLGVSARAPRGRSWSLLGVAGLTMFLALCWLPHKEERFLSQIVPLAAIFAALGISTVARAFGWAWTLRATQHREAARTVGSVLMTVVIALGCAAPMLTATLTLDLSSNVGYVLGIKKAAELRPGATVGTVPWNVARPYAGTRLTLERMDRAVWERRAEVTRTIEQSDFLLFPEYWLTEDREIDKLVDARFRSIEGYDDGVVLYQSRRLEDPGRRRSR, from the coding sequence ATGGCGATCACCGAACGTTCCGCGCTGGCCCCGGTGCAGCCCCCTGCCGTTGATCGTGCGCCGGCCGCGCCGTCGGGGCTGGCGCGCTGGTGGGGTGTTGGCGGGTTGCTTGCGCTGCTGGCCGGTGCGCTCGGGCTGCGGCTCTGGCTGCTGAGCCGGGCCGTTGGCTTCGAGCAGGGCGACCCGCTCGAATACGTCAACATCGCCTACAAGATGGCGTTTGGCATCGGCATCGAGTGGTGGGACTTGCGGCCCCTGCTGCTCTCGCTGCTCTACGTGCCGGTGCTGTACGTGGCGCAGTGGTGGCCCGACCCGACCGGCGAGGTGATGGTTCGGGCGCTGCGGCTCGTGAGCGCGCTGTTCGGCGTTGGGATCGTCTGGCTGACGTATCAGCTCGGGCGCGACCTCGTGGGCGAGTTGCCGGGGTTGGCCGCCGCGCTGCTCGTCGCGGTGAACCCGGTGGTCAATCGCCTCTCGATCAGCACCTACGCTGAGCTGCCCTCGACGTTCTGCATCCTGCTGAGCCTCTGGCTGCTGATCCGGTCGGTCCGTCCAGACGCTGAGCGACGGTTCGCGACGGCGCTCGGGGGCGGCCTGGCCCTCGGGCTCGGCTGCATGATCCGCTACCAGGCCATCTTCTACCTGCCGCCAGTCTGCCTGTGGGTCGGCGTCGTCTCGCTGGTGCTGGTGCGCGGCTCCGTCCGGGGCCGCCTGCTGCGCGCCATGGATCGTCGGACTCCCGAGGGGGCGCTGGCGCTCGGCTTCGCCGCTGGCCTGGGGCTGGCGGTATTGGCTCAGGCGGCCATCGAGCAGGTGGCCTATGGCCGGCCGTTCCACAGCCTGCTCGCCTCGTTCAGCTACAACGTGACGTCTGGACTGGCGCCCATCGAGTTCGGCGAGGAGCCGTTCGACTGGTACCTCCGGCAGACGCCGAGCTGGCTCGGGGTGATGACGGCGGCGCTGGCGGCCGTCGGCCTGGGCGTGAGCGCCCGCGCGCCGCGGGGCCGCTCCTGGAGCCTCCTCGGGGTGGCCGGCCTGACGATGTTCCTGGCCCTCTGCTGGCTGCCCCACAAGGAGGAGCGGTTCCTGTCGCAGATCGTGCCGTTGGCGGCCATCTTCGCGGCGCTCGGGATCAGCACGGTCGCGCGGGCCTTCGGCTGGGCCTGGACGCTGCGAGCTACGCAGCACCGCGAGGCTGCGCGGACGGTCGGTTCGGTGCTGATGACGGTGGTCATCGCGCTGGGGTGCGCCGCCCCGATGCTGACGGCGACGCTGACACTGGATCTCAGCTCGAACGTCGGGTACGTCCTCGGCATCAAGAAGGCCGCTGAGCTGCGGCCGGGCGCAACGGTCGGCACGGTGCCCTGGAACGTCGCCCGGCCCTATGCTGGAACGCGCCTGACCCTCGAACGGATGGACCGGGCCGTCTGGGAGCGCCGTGCCGAGGTCACCCGCACGATCGAGCAGAGCGATTTCCTGCTGTTTCCCGAGTACTGGCTCACCGAGGATCGTGAGATCGACAAGCTGGTGGATGCCCGCTTCCGCTCGATTGAGGGGTACGACGACGGCGTGGTGCTGTACCAGAGCCGCCGCCTGGAGGATCCCGGGCGTCGCCGCTCGCGCTGA